The proteins below are encoded in one region of bacterium:
- a CDS encoding sulfocyanin-like copper-binding protein produces the protein MKQQQKIARAGRALRWGLVVLSLVAAGALVLGTPLLHAATHTAEITITANKTANGGFAFNGYQRGAMTITVPAGWQVLVRFENADTTNHSLAVLASGAHTQVAPPSSPAFAGATTPNFAAGSAKGQQLTFTFEASKPGTYELVCGVPGHAISGQWDALVVSATATEPSVTPSGAATITVK, from the coding sequence TTGAAGCAGCAACAGAAGATCGCACGGGCCGGGCGCGCGCTGCGCTGGGGACTCGTTGTGCTGTCTCTCGTGGCGGCGGGTGCGCTGGTCCTCGGGACGCCGCTGCTGCACGCGGCGACGCATACGGCCGAGATCACGATCACCGCCAACAAGACGGCGAACGGCGGCTTTGCGTTCAACGGCTACCAGCGCGGCGCAATGACGATCACGGTTCCTGCGGGCTGGCAGGTGCTCGTGCGTTTCGAGAACGCCGATACGACGAACCACAGCCTGGCCGTGCTGGCGTCCGGCGCCCACACGCAGGTGGCGCCGCCGTCCAGCCCGGCGTTTGCCGGCGCGACGACCCCGAACTTCGCCGCGGGCAGCGCCAAAGGCCAACAGCTGACCTTCACGTTCGAGGCGAGTAAGCCCGGGACGTACGAGCTCGTGTGCGGCGTGCCGGGGCACGCGATTTCCGGCCAGTGGGACGCGCTCGTCGTATCCGCGACGGCCACCGAACCAAGCGTGACGCCGTCCGGCGCGGCGACCATCACAGTCAAGTAA
- a CDS encoding response regulator transcription factor, translating into MQTRSGTALIRVLVVDDHPVFREGTRRILEALPDIRVVGEAADGTEAVQLADVLRPDVVILDIRLPGLNGVEATRRIVHMASDTHVLVLTAYDDDGYVAALMNAGALGYLLKSVSGAELAEAVRTVSRGMPVLHPVIARKVARYWAQSTDPARPGVTTITSREVEVLDLVAQGLHNKEVAERLGLSTRTIETHLEHIFAKLGVSSRTEAVTLALTRHLLHTDSTPDPNAGGTP; encoded by the coding sequence GTGCAGACCCGGTCTGGGACGGCGCTTATTCGCGTGCTCGTCGTGGACGACCACCCCGTATTCCGCGAAGGGACCCGCCGCATTCTGGAAGCGCTTCCCGACATCCGCGTTGTCGGCGAGGCCGCGGACGGGACGGAGGCCGTCCAACTCGCGGACGTGCTGCGGCCCGACGTCGTCATTCTCGATATCCGGCTTCCGGGGCTGAACGGCGTGGAGGCCACACGCCGAATCGTCCATATGGCTTCCGATACCCACGTGCTCGTGTTGACCGCCTATGACGACGACGGGTACGTCGCGGCGCTCATGAACGCGGGGGCGCTCGGCTACCTGCTGAAGAGCGTCTCCGGTGCCGAGCTCGCCGAGGCCGTGCGGACGGTCAGCCGGGGTATGCCGGTGCTGCACCCGGTGATCGCCCGCAAGGTGGCGCGCTACTGGGCGCAGTCCACCGATCCGGCCAGGCCGGGGGTCACCACGATCACCTCGCGAGAAGTGGAGGTGCTGGATCTGGTCGCGCAGGGCCTCCACAACAAGGAGGTCGCCGAACGGCTCGGGCTCAGCACGCGAACCATCGAAACGCACCTCGAGCACATCTTCGCCAAACTCGGGGTGTCGTCTCGCACCGAGGCCGTGACGCTTGCGCTGACCCGCCACCTGCTGCACACCGACAGCACGCCGGATCCAAACGCCGGCGGCACGCCATGA
- a CDS encoding sensor histidine kinase, which yields MVLLIAAADFAADVLLAQNAAVSVVIVTLFFIPVTYAAVAFDFWRATITAVWCVVVDVPIMLVQHRGAPELEQMFLLAAIVGAGMYVAYWVDREAAARAALRLYARAVVRGQEDERRRLAHDLHDETIQELMIHCRQLDELNHAMRAHGADATASVRDARDSAERIVQELRERIRALRPAVLDDLGLAAAIEQIVGRYRQETGATGEFRVHGAARRLSAETEVGLFRIAQEAVRNAERHARATRLHVDLGFDAGQVRLRVIDDGAGFVLDGNRGLAADGHFGLLGMRERAHLLDGSLDIRTSPRGGTQITVAVPG from the coding sequence TTGGTTCTGCTCATCGCGGCGGCGGACTTCGCGGCTGACGTTCTCCTCGCGCAGAACGCCGCGGTGAGCGTCGTCATCGTCACCCTGTTCTTCATTCCGGTGACGTACGCCGCCGTTGCGTTCGATTTCTGGCGGGCCACCATCACCGCCGTCTGGTGCGTGGTCGTAGATGTGCCGATCATGCTGGTTCAGCATCGTGGAGCGCCGGAACTCGAACAGATGTTTCTCCTCGCCGCCATCGTCGGCGCCGGCATGTACGTGGCGTATTGGGTGGACCGAGAAGCCGCGGCGCGGGCCGCCCTTCGACTGTACGCGCGCGCCGTCGTACGCGGACAGGAAGATGAACGCCGGCGGCTGGCCCACGACCTGCACGACGAGACCATCCAGGAGTTGATGATCCACTGCAGGCAGCTCGACGAGTTGAACCACGCGATGAGGGCGCACGGAGCGGACGCGACGGCCAGCGTGCGGGACGCCCGCGACTCCGCCGAGCGCATCGTACAGGAGCTCAGGGAGCGGATTCGCGCGCTGCGTCCCGCGGTGCTGGATGATCTGGGACTGGCGGCCGCTATCGAGCAAATCGTCGGCCGCTACCGGCAAGAGACCGGCGCAACCGGCGAGTTTCGTGTACACGGCGCCGCGCGCCGGCTTTCCGCCGAGACGGAGGTCGGCCTGTTCCGCATCGCGCAGGAGGCCGTCCGGAACGCGGAGCGGCACGCCCGGGCGACCCGTCTGCACGTCGATCTGGGATTCGACGCCGGTCAGGTACGGCTGCGCGTCATAGACGACGGCGCCGGCTTCGTCCTCGACGGGAACCGTGGATTGGCCGCCGACGGACATTTCGGCCTGCTCGGGATGCGGGAGCGGGCCCATCTCCTGGATGGAAGCCTGGACATCCGCACGAGTCCCCGCGGGGGAACCCAGATCACTGTCGCGGTTCCCGGATAA
- a CDS encoding heme exporter protein CcmB — protein sequence MRAAAALIWKDVLAELRTRELVTSMSLVAFLALVVQGVAVGSAPAPAVTAAILWITVVFAATLGLARSQALEQDRQAFSGVLLSPVGRGTLFLAKAAANLLLTLLVMAVIVLAETVLVTPDLGRRIAGVALPLGLGGVGFAATGTLLGAMAAATRLREVLLPILLVPVTLPAIVVSLSGVSAALEGAPFGAILGPAGFLAAFDVIVLVLGVWLFEYVVDE from the coding sequence ATGAGGGCCGCGGCGGCGCTCATCTGGAAAGACGTGCTGGCGGAGCTGCGCACGCGCGAGCTCGTGACGTCGATGAGCCTCGTCGCGTTTCTTGCCCTGGTGGTGCAGGGCGTCGCGGTCGGCAGCGCCCCGGCCCCGGCCGTCACCGCGGCCATTCTCTGGATCACCGTCGTCTTCGCGGCAACGCTCGGCCTGGCGCGCTCGCAGGCGCTGGAGCAGGACCGTCAGGCGTTCTCCGGCGTGCTGCTGTCCCCGGTGGGCCGCGGCACGCTGTTCCTGGCCAAGGCCGCCGCGAATCTGCTGCTCACCCTCCTGGTCATGGCCGTGATCGTGCTCGCGGAGACGGTGCTCGTCACGCCGGATCTCGGCCGGCGGATCGCCGGGGTGGCACTCCCGCTCGGACTCGGCGGCGTGGGGTTTGCGGCGACGGGCACGCTGCTCGGGGCGATGGCGGCGGCGACGCGTCTGCGCGAGGTCCTGCTTCCGATTCTCCTGGTGCCGGTCACCCTGCCCGCGATCGTGGTCTCGCTGTCCGGCGTGAGCGCGGCGCTCGAAGGCGCGCCGTTTGGCGCGATCCTCGGGCCCGCCGGCTTTCTCGCGGCGTTCGACGTGATCGTGCTGGTGCTGGGCGTGTGGCTGTTCGAATACGTCGTCGACGAGTGA
- the ccmA gene encoding heme ABC exporter ATP-binding protein CcmA: protein MKAAAEDSAAASASPAAHAAVAARDVWRGFGRERVLRGVSLEVPAGGALAVFGPNGSGKSTLLRALAGLLRPQRGTVLVGGEELFTDPRARRRIGYVGHEPMLYGGLTVAENLRLFAALYDLAAPRPRIDEVCALLGLAGYRETVAARLSRGLSQRAAVARAILHQPAVLILDEPFAGLDPDAASQLAAHLDRFRGDGGTVVLATHQSAEAVRIGGEARVLGGGRLGPPLPLAGLDAAAVDAWYRGR, encoded by the coding sequence GTGAAGGCCGCCGCCGAGGACTCCGCCGCCGCGTCGGCCTCCCCGGCGGCCCACGCGGCGGTCGCCGCCCGCGACGTCTGGCGCGGCTTCGGCCGCGAGCGGGTGCTGCGGGGCGTCTCCCTGGAAGTCCCCGCCGGCGGCGCCCTCGCCGTCTTCGGGCCGAACGGCTCCGGTAAGTCGACGCTCCTGCGCGCGCTCGCCGGACTGCTGCGCCCCCAGCGGGGGACCGTCCTCGTCGGCGGCGAGGAGCTCTTCACCGATCCGCGCGCGCGGCGCCGCATCGGCTACGTCGGGCACGAGCCGATGCTCTACGGCGGCCTGACGGTGGCCGAAAATCTCCGCCTGTTCGCGGCGCTGTACGATCTCGCCGCGCCGCGCCCCCGGATCGACGAGGTCTGCGCGCTGCTCGGTCTCGCCGGGTACCGCGAGACCGTCGCCGCCCGGCTCTCCCGGGGGCTCAGCCAGCGCGCGGCCGTGGCGCGCGCCATCCTGCATCAGCCGGCCGTCTTGATCCTCGACGAGCCGTTCGCCGGCCTCGATCCGGACGCCGCCTCGCAGCTCGCCGCGCACCTCGACCGGTTTCGCGGGGACGGCGGGACGGTGGTGCTGGCCACGCATCAGTCCGCGGAGGCGGTGCGGATCGGCGGTGAGGCGCGAGTGCTCGGCGGCGGACGCCTCGGCCCGCCGCTCCCGCTCGCCGGTCTCGACGCCGCGGCGGTCGACGCCTGGTATCGCGGGCGATGA
- the bshB1 gene encoding bacillithiol biosynthesis deacetylase BshB1 — MANVLVIGAHPDDAEIGMGGTVASLVARGETVTLLDLTDGEPTPMGSPERRRAESGAAARLLGVERRITLPLPNRYLMDTVENRVAVAEVIREVRPDLLCIPYWVDAHPDHLAAERLGEAARFYAKLTRTDMRGAPHYPDRIVHYFCTHYRLQVVPAFIVDISEHIERKLEAVACYRSQFNEERNNLGILDTIRSVAAYWGSRIRRPYGEPFATKEPIGVASLGDVL; from the coding sequence GTGGCGAACGTCCTCGTAATCGGCGCGCACCCGGACGACGCCGAGATCGGGATGGGCGGGACGGTCGCATCACTCGTGGCCCGCGGCGAGACCGTCACGCTGCTCGATCTGACGGACGGCGAGCCGACGCCGATGGGATCGCCGGAGCGCCGGCGCGCCGAGAGCGGGGCCGCCGCCCGCCTTCTCGGCGTCGAGCGCCGGATCACGCTGCCGCTGCCGAACCGGTACCTCATGGACACGGTGGAGAATCGCGTGGCGGTGGCCGAGGTGATCCGCGAGGTCCGGCCGGACCTGCTGTGCATTCCCTACTGGGTGGACGCCCATCCGGATCATCTGGCGGCGGAACGTCTCGGCGAGGCGGCCCGCTTCTACGCCAAGCTGACGCGGACCGACATGCGCGGGGCGCCGCATTATCCGGACCGCATTGTGCACTACTTCTGTACGCACTACCGGCTGCAGGTCGTCCCCGCGTTTATCGTCGACATCTCCGAGCACATCGAACGCAAACTCGAGGCCGTGGCATGCTACCGCTCGCAGTTCAACGAGGAGCGCAACAACCTCGGCATCCTCGACACGATCCGGTCCGTCGCCGCGTATTGGGGCAGCCGGATCCGCCGCCCGTACGGCGAGCCGTTCGCGACCAAAGAGCCGATCGGCGTGGCGAGCCTCGGGGACGTGCTGTGA
- a CDS encoding glycosyltransferase family 2 protein, whose protein sequence is MTETPRPPRAVVVMPLYNEAATLAEVLDEVRRHTAARIVVVNDGSTDGSAAILAAAEARLADVHVLTHAVNEGYGQSLIDGFRYAVDGEFDIAVTIDCDRQHEPRLIPEFLAAARRFDIVSGSRYHPEAPGAQDDPAPPDRQRLNEEITRIVNELTGFRLTDAWCGFKAYRVTGLARMRLDEPSYGLPLQVWLQAARLGLTVAEIPVPRIYKNPERRFWGGLDDPQARRTYYLTIIDREVSRWRTSS, encoded by the coding sequence ATGACCGAGACACCGAGACCGCCGCGCGCCGTCGTTGTGATGCCGCTCTACAACGAGGCGGCGACGCTCGCCGAGGTGCTGGACGAGGTGCGCCGCCACACGGCCGCGCGCATCGTCGTCGTCAACGACGGCTCGACCGACGGCTCGGCGGCAATCCTCGCCGCGGCGGAAGCGCGCCTCGCGGACGTCCACGTGCTGACGCACGCGGTGAATGAAGGCTACGGCCAGTCGCTGATCGATGGGTTTCGCTACGCGGTCGACGGCGAGTTCGACATCGCCGTCACGATCGACTGCGACCGCCAGCACGAGCCGCGGCTGATCCCGGAGTTTCTCGCGGCGGCACGCCGGTTTGACATCGTTTCCGGCAGCCGCTATCATCCGGAGGCGCCGGGGGCCCAGGATGATCCCGCGCCGCCGGACCGGCAGCGGCTCAACGAAGAGATCACGCGGATCGTCAACGAGCTCACGGGCTTCCGGCTTACCGACGCGTGGTGCGGGTTCAAAGCGTACCGCGTCACGGGTCTGGCGCGCATGCGTCTCGACGAGCCAAGCTACGGGCTGCCGCTGCAGGTGTGGCTGCAGGCCGCGCGGCTCGGGCTCACGGTTGCGGAAATCCCGGTGCCGCGCATCTACAAGAATCCGGAGCGGCGGTTCTGGGGCGGGCTCGACGACCCGCAGGCGCGGCGCACCTACTATCTCACGATCATCGACCGGGAGGTCAGCCGGTGGCGAACGTCCTCGTAA
- the hemB gene encoding porphobilinogen synthase — protein MGFPDRRFRRLRRTERLREMVRETALAPADFIAPLFVKEGQSRPAPIAAMPGQLQHTMTSVVEECGALAEAGVPAVMLFGIPARKDEAGTPAWDAEGIVQQTLRRLRGELADRLVLIPDLCLCEYTSHGHCGVVRDGAVDNDATLEAYARIALSYADAGADLVAPSGMMDGQVGTVRRALDAAGRADVGVLAYAAKYASAFFEPFRHAAESAPRFGDRRAYQLDPANAAEALREVQSDIEEGADIVMVKPALPYLDVLSRVKATFGMPTAAYHVSGEYAMLKAAAANGWLDETQAMFEVLTAIRRAGADLILTYFARPAAERLRRG, from the coding sequence ATGGGGTTTCCCGATCGGCGGTTCCGGCGCCTCCGGCGCACCGAGCGCCTTCGCGAGATGGTGCGCGAGACGGCGCTCGCCCCGGCGGACTTCATCGCGCCGCTGTTCGTAAAGGAGGGCCAGTCGCGGCCCGCGCCGATCGCGGCGATGCCGGGACAGCTCCAGCACACGATGACGAGCGTCGTCGAAGAGTGCGGCGCCCTGGCCGAGGCGGGCGTGCCCGCGGTGATGTTATTCGGGATTCCCGCGCGCAAGGATGAGGCCGGGACCCCCGCGTGGGACGCCGAAGGGATCGTCCAGCAGACGCTGCGCCGGCTGCGCGGCGAGCTCGCCGACCGGCTCGTGCTCATTCCCGACCTGTGCCTCTGCGAGTACACCTCACACGGACACTGCGGCGTCGTCCGGGACGGCGCCGTCGACAACGACGCGACCCTCGAGGCCTACGCGCGGATCGCGCTGTCGTACGCGGACGCGGGAGCGGATCTCGTCGCGCCGTCCGGCATGATGGACGGCCAGGTCGGGACGGTTCGCCGCGCGCTCGACGCCGCGGGCCGCGCCGATGTGGGGGTGCTCGCCTACGCGGCCAAGTACGCGTCCGCGTTTTTCGAGCCGTTCCGGCACGCCGCGGAAAGCGCGCCGCGCTTCGGCGACCGGCGCGCCTACCAGCTCGACCCGGCCAACGCCGCGGAGGCGCTCCGCGAGGTCCAAAGCGACATCGAGGAGGGCGCGGACATCGTGATGGTCAAGCCCGCGCTGCCCTACCTCGACGTGCTCAGCCGGGTCAAAGCGACGTTTGGGATGCCGACGGCCGCGTATCACGTGAGCGGCGAGTACGCGATGTTGAAGGCCGCGGCCGCGAACGGCTGGCTCGACGAGACCCAGGCGATGTTCGAAGTGCTGACGGCGATTCGCCGGGCCGGCGCCGATCTGATTCTCACGTACTTCGCCCGCCCCGCCGCGGAACGTCTGCGACGAGGCTAG
- a CDS encoding uroporphyrinogen-III synthase: MSGALGGRRIVVTRPREDGRLRRLLEAEGAEVLEFPTIRIVPAADYAPLDAALRRIGDYGWVVFTSRNGVAAVIERLTALGATAQALGGARLAVIGPGTDEALRDHGLRAVLSPGEFRAEALVAAFGRHDLRGVHILLPRAAVARDVLPEGLRALGAAVDVVSAYRTEADDAPAPAVLEAVRAGRIDAMTFTSSSTVRYFLQLAGPDVRRALGGVLVACIGPVTAATARAAGLRVGVVATTYTLAGLVDALRAALSPRPGPAVTSGGR, from the coding sequence GTGAGCGGCGCGCTCGGCGGCCGCCGGATCGTGGTCACCCGGCCCCGCGAGGACGGCCGGCTGCGGCGGCTCCTCGAGGCCGAGGGCGCCGAGGTCCTCGAATTTCCGACGATCCGGATCGTGCCCGCCGCCGATTACGCACCGCTCGACGCCGCGCTGCGGCGGATCGGCGACTACGGCTGGGTCGTGTTCACGAGCCGGAACGGCGTCGCCGCCGTCATCGAGCGGCTGACCGCCCTCGGCGCGACGGCCCAGGCGCTCGGCGGCGCGCGTCTCGCGGTCATCGGGCCCGGCACCGACGAAGCGCTCCGCGACCACGGCCTGCGGGCGGTCCTGTCACCCGGGGAGTTCCGCGCCGAGGCGCTCGTCGCGGCGTTCGGCCGCCACGATCTACGCGGCGTGCACATCCTGCTGCCGCGCGCGGCCGTCGCGCGCGACGTGCTGCCGGAAGGGCTCCGCGCGCTCGGCGCCGCGGTGGACGTCGTGTCGGCGTACCGCACCGAGGCGGACGACGCGCCCGCGCCGGCGGTGCTCGAGGCCGTCCGCGCGGGGCGCATCGACGCGATGACGTTCACGAGCTCGTCCACGGTACGCTATTTTCTGCAGCTCGCCGGTCCGGACGTGCGCCGGGCGCTCGGGGGGGTGCTCGTGGCGTGCATCGGTCCGGTCACGGCCGCGACGGCGCGCGCGGCGGGCCTGCGCGTCGGCGTGGTTGCGACGACCTACACGCTGGCCGGCCTCGTCGACGCGCTGCGCGCCGCCCTCAGCCCGCGCCCGGGGCCCGCCGTGACTTCCGGAGGACGGTGA
- the hemC gene encoding hydroxymethylbilane synthase, whose product MARTLRVGTRGSRLSLRQTQIFADALRAREPAVAVETVIIHSAGDRASDVPLEQLEGIGFFAKELEAAVAGRRCDVAVHSAKDLPTALHPGLCLGAVMTRADPRDVLVSRRGESLAGLPAGARVATSSLRRAAQLRARRPDLVIVSIRGNLDTRLQKLDRGDADALCIAAAGLVRMGWEDRVSEWLEPDVMLPAPAQGALAVEARRDDPAVLDLVRLVDDSAAHEAVTAERAFVARLGSGCRAPAGALATVDRDRVILEGLLATEDGRVVRRHRATAPVGAARWLGLSVADRVFADSPDITGDRAASPAREPVRQMP is encoded by the coding sequence ATGGCCAGGACACTGCGTGTCGGCACGCGCGGAAGCCGGCTGAGCCTGCGGCAGACGCAGATCTTCGCCGACGCCCTTCGGGCGCGCGAGCCCGCGGTCGCCGTCGAGACGGTCATCATTCACTCCGCGGGAGATCGCGCTTCCGACGTGCCCCTCGAGCAGCTCGAGGGCATCGGCTTCTTTGCCAAAGAGCTCGAGGCGGCGGTCGCCGGGCGCCGGTGCGACGTCGCGGTGCACAGTGCGAAAGACCTCCCGACGGCGCTGCATCCGGGCCTCTGCCTCGGCGCGGTGATGACCCGCGCCGATCCGCGCGACGTGCTCGTCTCGCGCCGCGGAGAATCCCTCGCCGGCCTGCCCGCCGGCGCGCGGGTCGCGACGAGCAGTCTCCGGCGCGCCGCGCAGCTGCGGGCCCGCCGTCCGGATCTCGTCATCGTGTCGATCCGCGGGAACCTCGATACGCGCCTGCAGAAGCTCGACCGCGGGGACGCGGACGCGCTCTGCATCGCCGCCGCCGGACTGGTGCGGATGGGGTGGGAGGACCGGGTCTCGGAATGGCTCGAGCCCGATGTGATGCTGCCCGCACCGGCGCAGGGGGCGCTGGCCGTGGAGGCGCGCCGTGACGACCCGGCCGTCCTCGACCTCGTGCGCCTGGTCGACGATTCTGCGGCCCACGAGGCCGTGACCGCGGAGCGCGCCTTCGTCGCCCGGCTCGGCAGCGGATGCCGCGCGCCGGCCGGCGCGCTCGCGACGGTCGACCGCGACCGCGTCATTCTGGAAGGCCTGCTGGCGACCGAGGACGGACGCGTCGTCCGCCGGCACCGTGCGACGGCGCCGGTCGGCGCGGCGCGGTGGCTCGGTCTCTCTGTGGCGGATCGCGTGTTCGCCGACTCGCCCGACATCACCGGCGACCGGGCGGCGTCCCCCGCGCGGGAGCCCGTCAGGCAGATGCCGTGA
- a CDS encoding HD domain-containing protein, whose translation MPEPAPGAGPAVPSAPGRRPIVLDDVKRDSEVEAYLTKANEYTGAIGYTEHGFRHATLVSNIAGNILRRLDDDERLVQLAAIAGYLHDIGNLVGRVGHEATGALLASRILTRLGMDPLDMAVVMGAIGNHEELTGEPVSDVCAALIIADKSDVHRTRVRNPDPTTFDIHDRVNYAVEHSFLRVDAPARSVTLELTIDTRISQVMEYFEIFLPRMAMCRRAAQWLHCQFRLQMNGTKLL comes from the coding sequence ATGCCGGAACCGGCGCCGGGCGCGGGCCCGGCGGTCCCCAGCGCCCCGGGGCGGCGGCCGATCGTCCTCGACGACGTGAAGCGCGACTCCGAGGTCGAAGCCTATCTGACGAAGGCCAACGAGTATACCGGGGCGATCGGCTATACGGAGCACGGCTTCAGGCACGCCACGCTGGTCTCCAACATCGCCGGCAACATCCTGCGACGCCTCGACGACGACGAGCGCCTGGTCCAGCTCGCGGCGATCGCCGGATACCTGCACGACATCGGCAACCTCGTGGGCCGCGTGGGCCACGAGGCCACCGGCGCGCTGCTGGCGAGCCGCATCCTGACGCGGCTCGGAATGGACCCGCTGGACATGGCGGTGGTGATGGGGGCGATCGGCAACCACGAGGAACTGACCGGCGAGCCCGTGAGCGACGTGTGCGCGGCGCTGATCATCGCCGACAAGTCGGACGTGCACCGGACCCGCGTGCGCAACCCCGACCCGACCACGTTCGACATCCACGATCGGGTGAACTACGCCGTCGAGCACTCGTTCCTGCGCGTGGACGCCCCGGCGCGCAGCGTGACGCTCGAGCTCACGATCGATACCCGGATCTCGCAGGTGATGGAGTACTTCGAGATCTTCCTGCCCCGCATGGCGATGTGCCGCCGGGCGGCGCAGTGGCTGCACTGTCAGTTCAGGCTGCAGATGAACGGCACCAAGCTGCTTTAG